The following proteins are encoded in a genomic region of Vibrio taketomensis:
- the vxrA gene encoding sensor histidine kinase VxrA — protein MQWGRADTLPERIDKFVNLFKTSQASVSYDVRVLQSDYPTRLITPQSMLPQTSSYPLEDIQRLYKLSVSCNGKLPLSPLVTEPLVFTRAMCKGTKLNPRWFARSALIHPGGGTYANRYIVTHPELTTELEQYMHIKERPLADKSTLLGRLQRMGEDSVTSLISGASMFMEGDELWLRKNDNYYVYPESLWSANVAEAGLSLNLTSESEACFVQRGNICWDVEDHADILKISMAALVVVNILLVAGWSLYRWNAKRQEMRSRMLVLQILTHELRTPIASLSLTVEGFRREFEDLPESVYDEFRRLCEDSRRLRQLAEASKDYLQSDNKPLATEWVPSVAEWLEFKVEEEFDQQVEFVIDHDIAAKLNVYWLGTCLDNLVRNAVKYGVKPIRLDVKTSNQKIMFSVIDQGQLTHKDWRELRKPFVSKSGLGLGLTIVDSMVGRMGGKMKLIGPPTTFILEIPCETDTASR, from the coding sequence TTGCAATGGGGCAGGGCAGACACCTTACCTGAGCGTATTGATAAATTTGTAAATTTATTTAAGACTTCTCAAGCGTCAGTTTCTTACGATGTGCGGGTGCTACAATCTGACTATCCCACGCGGCTTATCACGCCGCAGTCAATGCTCCCTCAAACATCCAGTTATCCGTTAGAGGATATTCAAAGGCTGTACAAACTTTCGGTTTCTTGTAATGGAAAACTGCCACTGAGTCCTTTAGTGACAGAACCTTTGGTGTTTACTCGTGCGATGTGTAAAGGCACAAAGCTTAATCCGCGCTGGTTTGCACGGAGTGCATTAATTCACCCTGGTGGCGGTACTTACGCAAATCGTTACATTGTCACTCATCCGGAATTGACGACTGAGCTTGAGCAATACATGCATATTAAAGAGCGACCGTTAGCGGATAAAAGCACATTGCTTGGTCGCTTGCAGCGAATGGGTGAAGATTCAGTGACATCACTGATCTCAGGCGCAAGTATGTTCATGGAAGGTGATGAATTATGGTTGCGTAAAAATGACAACTATTATGTTTATCCTGAATCGTTGTGGAGCGCTAATGTCGCTGAAGCGGGACTTAGCCTGAATTTGACTTCTGAATCAGAGGCATGCTTTGTACAGCGAGGCAACATTTGTTGGGATGTTGAAGATCACGCAGACATACTAAAAATTAGTATGGCTGCTTTGGTCGTCGTCAACATTCTTTTGGTTGCGGGTTGGTCGCTATACCGTTGGAACGCTAAACGACAAGAGATGCGCAGCCGAATGTTAGTACTGCAAATCCTGACGCATGAATTACGTACACCGATCGCCAGTTTGTCGTTGACCGTAGAGGGATTTCGACGAGAATTTGAGGACTTACCAGAATCCGTTTATGATGAGTTTAGACGGCTGTGCGAAGACTCAAGGCGTTTACGTCAACTTGCTGAAGCGAGTAAAGATTATTTGCAATCAGACAATAAACCACTGGCAACTGAATGGGTTCCTTCGGTCGCGGAGTGGTTAGAATTTAAGGTTGAGGAAGAGTTCGATCAACAAGTCGAATTTGTCATCGACCATGATATCGCGGCAAAACTTAATGTGTACTGGTTAGGTACATGTCTCGATAACCTAGTAAGAAACGCGGTTAAATATGGAGTTAAACCGATAAGATTGGATGTGAAAACCTCTAATCAAAAAATTATGTTCAGCGTAATCGACCAAGGGCAACTTACACACAAAGATTGGCGTGAGTTGCGTAAACCCTTTGTAAGCAAGAGTGGTTTAGGTTTGGGTTTAACGATTGTTGACTCTATGGTTGGCCGAATGGGAGGGAAAATGAAGCTCATTGGTCCACCAACAACGTTTATATTGGAGATACCTTGTGAAACAGACACTGCTTCTCGTTGA
- the vxrB gene encoding response regulator transcription factor VxrB, whose product MKQTLLLVEDDKNLADGLLVSLEQAGYECFHAESIAEVEQYWVKSDLVILDRQLPDGDSVSQLPQWKALKDIPVILLTALVTVKDKVTGLDAGANDYLTKPFAEAELFARIRAQLRTPDGQEDDTKVRTENLLIDKSTREVFFNDQMITLTRTEFDLLLFLASNLGRVFTRDELLDHVWGYNHFPTTRTVDTHVLQLRQKLPGLEIETLRGVGYKMKA is encoded by the coding sequence GTGAAACAGACACTGCTTCTCGTTGAAGACGACAAAAATTTAGCTGATGGCCTTTTGGTTAGCCTAGAACAAGCAGGGTATGAATGCTTCCACGCTGAAAGCATCGCGGAAGTAGAACAATATTGGGTCAAATCTGATCTAGTGATTCTAGACAGACAACTACCTGATGGCGACTCAGTATCTCAACTTCCTCAGTGGAAAGCACTAAAAGATATTCCAGTGATTTTGCTAACAGCACTGGTCACAGTAAAAGACAAAGTGACGGGCTTAGACGCTGGCGCGAACGACTACCTAACAAAACCTTTTGCTGAAGCAGAACTATTCGCGCGTATTCGAGCGCAATTACGTACGCCTGATGGTCAAGAAGATGATACCAAAGTGCGCACCGAGAATTTGTTGATTGATAAAAGCACGCGAGAAGTTTTTTTCAATGACCAAATGATTACATTAACGCGTACCGAGTTTGATTTGTTGCTATTTCTTGCGAGCAACTTAGGCCGCGTATTTACGCGTGATGAATTGCTGGACCACGTTTGGGGCTATAACCATTTCCCGACAACTCGTACCGTTGATACTCACGTGTTGCAACTACGCCAAAAACTACCTGGCTTAGAAATCGAAACACTACGTGGTGTTGGTTACAAGATGAAAGCATGA